In Streptomyces sp. SN-593, a single genomic region encodes these proteins:
- a CDS encoding DUF4429 domain-containing protein, with amino-acid sequence MGEVLTGSNAVWEFEPDAVVIRYSRGVRGSRLLQALGERRVPHEALEDVELAPGRRGTLVLRATPRPGADPLMEVAGGQLRESADPYRLVLPEQSASLAGTAREVLLAAVRAATAAELPGGRFLVPAPAAPRSFKAYDAKATFDGHVVGFHWFRTGASTAKWNSGDQTFPVEELSGVDWHSPEQVDGHLRLLLRDRAEPPPAADRDPASVVFGLGYGSVHESLPFAAAVLAAIRTARVRP; translated from the coding sequence ATGGGTGAAGTGCTGACCGGGAGCAACGCCGTGTGGGAGTTCGAGCCCGACGCCGTGGTGATCCGGTACAGCAGAGGCGTGCGGGGTTCCCGGCTGCTCCAGGCGCTCGGCGAGCGGCGGGTGCCGCACGAGGCCCTGGAGGACGTCGAGCTGGCCCCGGGGCGCCGCGGCACCCTGGTGCTGCGGGCGACGCCGCGGCCGGGCGCCGACCCGCTCATGGAGGTCGCCGGCGGCCAGTTGCGGGAGAGCGCCGACCCCTACCGGCTGGTGCTGCCCGAGCAGAGCGCCTCGCTCGCCGGGACCGCCCGCGAGGTCCTGCTGGCCGCCGTGCGCGCCGCCACCGCCGCGGAGCTGCCCGGCGGGCGCTTCCTGGTGCCGGCGCCCGCGGCGCCGCGCTCCTTCAAGGCGTACGACGCGAAGGCCACCTTCGACGGCCACGTGGTCGGGTTCCACTGGTTCCGCACCGGGGCGTCCACCGCGAAGTGGAACTCCGGCGACCAGACGTTCCCGGTCGAGGAGCTGAGCGGCGTCGACTGGCACTCGCCGGAGCAGGTCGACGGGCACCTGCGGCTGCTGCTGCGCGACCGCGCCGAGCCGCCGCCGGCCGCCGACCGCGACCCGGCGAGCGTGGTCTTCGGGCTCGGCTACGGCTCGGTGCACGAGTCGCTGCCCTTCGCCGCGGCGGTGCTGGCCGCGATCCGCACCGCCCGCGTCAGGCCGTGA
- a CDS encoding MerR family transcriptional regulator, with protein sequence MTVAQVAKSKPGSTEGRAEAEPHLRPDGRDQYTIGEVADFTGLSAHTLRWYERIGLMPHVDRSHTGQRRFTNRDLDWLAFVGKLRLTGMPVADMVTYAEMVRAGDHTYGERQALLESTRADVLRRIAELQGTLTVLDRKISTYAGLHAPERTA encoded by the coding sequence ATGACGGTCGCGCAGGTGGCGAAGAGCAAGCCGGGCAGCACGGAGGGTCGCGCCGAGGCGGAGCCGCACCTGCGGCCCGACGGACGGGACCAGTACACGATCGGCGAGGTCGCGGACTTCACCGGGCTGAGCGCCCACACCCTGCGCTGGTACGAGCGGATCGGGCTGATGCCGCACGTGGACCGCTCGCACACCGGCCAGCGCCGCTTCACCAACCGGGACCTGGACTGGCTCGCGTTCGTCGGGAAGCTGCGGCTGACCGGCATGCCGGTCGCCGACATGGTGACGTACGCCGAGATGGTGCGGGCCGGCGACCACACCTACGGCGAGCGGCAGGCGCTGCTGGAGTCGACCCGGGCGGACGTGCTCCGGCGGATCGCCGAGCTCCAGGGCACCCTGACGGTGCTGGACCGCAAGATCAGCACGTACGCGGGCCTGCACGCCCCCGAGCGGACGGCCTGA
- a CDS encoding serine hydrolase domain-containing protein — MDSLAKIAQWPVDNASAGVVRADGTVAGTYGAPDRRYPLASVTKPLAAYAVLVAWEEGALELDDPAGPEGATVRHLLAHTSGLAFDAPKVTAPPGTRRIYSNAGFEALGEALTKAAGIPFAEYARQAVLEPLGMADTTLDGSPAADGVSTVADLLRFAAELQAPRLLHPSTVATATSVAFPGLSGVLPGYGRQVPNDWGLGFEIRDSKTPHWTGSGSSPATFGHFGQSGTFLWVDPAARAACVVLTDRPFGEWAIREWPGLTDAVLAELPTAG; from the coding sequence ATGGACAGCTTGGCGAAGATCGCGCAGTGGCCCGTGGACAACGCCTCCGCGGGAGTGGTCCGGGCGGACGGCACCGTGGCCGGGACGTACGGCGCCCCCGACCGGAGGTACCCCCTCGCCTCGGTGACGAAGCCGCTCGCGGCCTACGCGGTGCTCGTGGCCTGGGAGGAGGGCGCCCTCGAACTGGACGACCCGGCCGGGCCGGAGGGCGCGACGGTGCGCCACCTGCTCGCCCACACCTCCGGGCTCGCCTTCGACGCCCCGAAGGTGACGGCGCCCCCGGGAACCCGCCGTATCTACTCCAACGCCGGCTTCGAGGCGCTGGGCGAGGCCCTCACGAAGGCGGCCGGCATCCCGTTCGCCGAGTACGCCCGCCAGGCGGTGCTGGAGCCGCTGGGCATGGCCGACACCACCCTGGACGGCTCCCCCGCGGCCGACGGCGTGTCCACCGTCGCCGACCTGCTCAGGTTCGCCGCGGAGTTGCAGGCCCCGCGGCTGCTGCACCCGTCGACCGTGGCGACCGCCACCTCCGTGGCCTTCCCCGGCCTGAGCGGCGTCCTGCCCGGCTACGGCCGCCAGGTCCCGAACGACTGGGGCCTGGGCTTCGAGATCCGCGACTCCAAGACCCCGCACTGGACCGGCTCGGGCTCCTCGCCGGCGACCTTCGGCCACTTCGGCCAGTCCGGCACCTTCCTGTGGGTCGACCCGGCCGCGCGCGCCGCCTGCGTGGTCCTGACCGACCGCCCCTTCGGCGAGTGGGCGATCCGGGAGTGGCCGGGGCTGACCGACGCGGTCCTCGCCGAACTGCCGACCGCCGGATGA
- a CDS encoding pirin family protein, which translates to MTAPPQVWPAGRRYRGGRPQDGIETLHAFSFAGFYDPANVRFGVLLACNEERLAPGAGFAEHAHRDTEIVSLVIEGELEHRDADGTATLLRAGDAQLLSAGAGVRHVERNPGTVPLRFLQMWLHPDPAGGPPRHTVARGAIPPGPGRHPLASAEPGAPLPLRQPAAALHLARGANRLPDARFLYLHVLRGRVRVDGAELGPGDALRAVDSPARRAEAAPDAEYLVWRMGAEPSYG; encoded by the coding sequence ATGACCGCCCCGCCGCAGGTGTGGCCCGCGGGCCGCCGCTACCGCGGCGGGCGGCCGCAGGACGGCATCGAGACGCTGCACGCGTTCTCCTTCGCGGGCTTCTACGACCCGGCGAACGTGCGCTTCGGGGTGCTGCTGGCCTGCAACGAGGAGCGGCTGGCGCCCGGCGCGGGCTTCGCCGAGCACGCGCACCGCGACACCGAGATCGTCAGCTTGGTGATCGAGGGCGAGTTGGAGCACCGCGACGCAGACGGCACCGCGACCCTGCTGCGCGCCGGGGACGCCCAACTGCTCAGCGCGGGCGCCGGTGTGCGGCACGTCGAGCGCAACCCGGGCACCGTCCCGCTGCGCTTCCTCCAGATGTGGCTGCACCCGGACCCGGCCGGCGGCCCGCCCCGGCACACCGTCGCCCGCGGCGCGATCCCGCCCGGTCCCGGCCGGCACCCGCTCGCCTCCGCCGAGCCGGGCGCCCCGCTGCCGCTGCGCCAGCCGGCCGCCGCGCTGCACCTGGCCCGCGGCGCGAACCGGCTGCCCGACGCCCGGTTCCTCTACCTGCACGTCCTGCGCGGCCGCGTCCGCGTCGACGGCGCGGAACTCGGCCCCGGCGACGCCCTGCGCGCGGTCGACTCCCCCGCCCGGCGGGCCGAGGCGGCCCCGGACGCGGAGTACCTGGTGTGGCGGATGGGCGCCGAACCGTCGTACGGATAG
- a CDS encoding PucR family transcriptional regulator, with protein MRRLEKSAGRLAAHAIARMDEQLPWYRAMPPENRSWIGLVAQAGIAAFTEWFRHPEAPQAISTDVFGTAPRELTRAISLRQTVEMVRTTIEVMESAIDEVAAPGDESVLREALLVYAREIAFATAQVYAQAAEARGAWDARLESLVVNAVLSGEADEGVLSRAAALGWNSPDKIVVVLGTAPNGDSELTVEAIRRASRHAKLQVLTGVLGERLVVIAGGDDDPIRVAKALIGPFAPGPVVAGPVVGDLLSATRSAQAAAAGLKACRAWPDAPRPALTDDLLPERAMAGDRYARSQLVEEIYRPLEEAGSALLETLSVYLEQASSLEGAARMLFVHPNTVRYRLRRVTDVTGWSPSDVRSAFTLRIALILGRLSDGERPR; from the coding sequence CTGCGCCGGCTGGAGAAGTCGGCCGGGCGGCTGGCCGCGCACGCCATCGCGCGGATGGACGAGCAACTGCCCTGGTACCGGGCGATGCCCCCGGAGAACCGGAGCTGGATCGGCCTGGTCGCGCAGGCGGGCATCGCCGCGTTCACCGAGTGGTTCCGCCACCCCGAGGCGCCGCAGGCGATCAGCACCGACGTCTTCGGCACCGCGCCGCGCGAGCTGACCCGGGCGATCTCGCTGCGCCAGACCGTGGAGATGGTGCGCACCACCATCGAGGTCATGGAGTCGGCGATCGACGAGGTCGCCGCGCCCGGCGACGAGAGCGTGCTGCGCGAGGCGCTGCTCGTCTACGCCCGGGAGATCGCCTTCGCCACCGCGCAGGTCTACGCGCAGGCCGCCGAGGCGCGCGGCGCGTGGGACGCCCGGCTGGAGTCGCTGGTGGTCAACGCGGTGCTCTCCGGCGAGGCCGACGAGGGCGTGCTGTCGCGGGCCGCCGCGCTCGGCTGGAACTCGCCGGACAAGATCGTGGTGGTGCTCGGCACCGCGCCCAACGGCGACAGCGAGCTGACCGTGGAGGCGATCCGGCGGGCCTCCCGGCACGCGAAGCTCCAGGTGCTCACCGGGGTGCTCGGCGAGCGGCTGGTGGTGATCGCGGGCGGCGACGACGACCCGATCCGGGTGGCCAAGGCGCTGATCGGGCCGTTCGCGCCCGGTCCGGTGGTGGCCGGGCCGGTGGTCGGCGACCTGCTGTCGGCGACGAGGTCGGCGCAGGCGGCCGCGGCCGGGCTCAAGGCGTGCCGGGCCTGGCCGGACGCGCCACGCCCGGCACTCACCGACGACCTGCTGCCGGAACGTGCGATGGCGGGTGACCGCTATGCTCGCAGTCAGCTGGTGGAGGAGATCTACAGGCCGCTCGAAGAGGCGGGCTCGGCACTGCTGGAGACTCTGAGTGTCTACCTGGAGCAGGCGTCCTCGCTGGAAGGCGCCGCACGCATGCTGTTCGTCCACCCCAATACGGTCCGCTACCGGCTGCGACGTGTGACCGATGTCACCGGCTGGTCACCCTCCGACGTACGTTCGGCGTTCACCCTGCGCATCGCACTGATCCTGGGACGACTTTCGGACGGCGAGCGGCCGCGCTGA
- a CDS encoding ACP S-malonyltransferase, whose translation MLVLVAPGQGAQTPGFLSPWLELPGAADRLAGWSDAVGLDLVRYGTKADADEIRDTKVAQPLLVAAGLLSAGELGLFGADSAGRPDAVAGHSVGEITAAVLAGVLSEQDALSFVAARGRAMAEAAAVTETGMSAVLGGDQEAVVGHLAALGLTPANINGAGQIVAAGTLEQLAALAEQRPEGARVRSLAVAGAFHTDHMAPAVAALEALAPGLTVSDPSLPYVSNADGQKVDRGADVVRRLVAQVSHPVRWDLCMETFKQLGVTGIIEVSPGGTLVGIAKRALPGVRTLALKTPDQLDAARELAAEAAGVPPQDRPEDSTPQDATKEHPQR comes from the coding sequence GTGCTCGTACTCGTCGCTCCCGGCCAAGGCGCCCAGACGCCCGGCTTCCTGTCCCCCTGGCTCGAACTGCCCGGCGCCGCAGACCGGCTCGCGGGCTGGTCGGACGCGGTCGGCCTCGACCTGGTCCGTTACGGAACGAAGGCCGACGCGGACGAGATCCGCGACACCAAGGTGGCCCAACCGCTGCTGGTGGCGGCCGGGTTGCTGTCCGCCGGCGAGCTGGGTCTGTTCGGCGCCGACAGCGCCGGGCGGCCCGACGCGGTCGCCGGCCACAGCGTCGGCGAGATCACCGCGGCGGTGCTGGCGGGCGTGCTGTCCGAGCAGGACGCGCTGTCCTTCGTCGCCGCCCGCGGCCGGGCGATGGCCGAGGCGGCCGCCGTCACCGAGACCGGCATGTCCGCGGTGCTCGGCGGCGACCAGGAGGCGGTGGTCGGCCACCTCGCCGCCCTGGGGCTGACCCCGGCGAACATCAACGGCGCCGGCCAGATCGTGGCCGCGGGCACCCTGGAGCAGCTCGCGGCGCTCGCCGAGCAGCGGCCCGAGGGCGCGCGGGTGCGGTCGCTGGCGGTGGCCGGCGCGTTCCACACCGACCACATGGCGCCCGCGGTGGCCGCGCTGGAGGCGCTCGCGCCGGGCCTGACCGTTTCCGACCCGTCGTTGCCGTATGTCTCGAACGCGGACGGGCAGAAGGTGGACAGGGGCGCGGACGTCGTGCGCCGGCTGGTCGCCCAGGTCTCGCACCCCGTGCGCTGGGACCTGTGCATGGAGACGTTCAAGCAGCTCGGGGTCACCGGGATCATCGAGGTGTCGCCGGGCGGCACGCTGGTCGGCATCGCCAAGCGCGCTCTTCCCGGCGTCCGCACCCTGGCGCTGAAGACACCGGACCAGCTCGACGCGGCACGCGAGCTGGCCGCGGAGGCGGCGGGCGTTCCGCCGCAGGACCGACCGGAAGACTCCACCCCGCAGGACGCGACGAAGGAGCACCCGCAGCGATGA
- a CDS encoding ketoacyl-ACP synthase III, producing the protein MTATINPSKGAPYARIVGVGGYRPVRVVPNEVILEHIESSDEWIRSRSGIASRHWAGPDETVAEMSIEAAGKAIADAGLDAADIDAVVVATVSHFKQTPAVATEIAHRIGAGKPAAFDISAGCAGFTYGLTLGKGMITDGSAKHVLVIGVERLSDLTDKEDRATAFLFGDGAGAVVLGPSKQPAIGPTVWGSEGDKSGTITQTVAWDEFRSGDVSKLPVDSRGEVKFPAITQEGQAVFRWAVYEMARVAQEALDAAGVAAEDLDAFIPHQANMRIIDSMIKALKLPEHVAVARDIETTGNTSAASIPLAMERLLASGAARSGDTALIIGFGAGLVYAATVVTLP; encoded by the coding sequence ATGACAGCCACGATCAACCCCAGCAAGGGTGCCCCGTACGCACGCATTGTCGGCGTCGGCGGCTACCGCCCGGTCCGGGTGGTCCCCAACGAGGTCATCCTCGAACACATCGAGTCCAGCGACGAGTGGATCAGGTCCCGGTCCGGGATCGCCTCCCGGCACTGGGCCGGGCCGGACGAGACCGTCGCCGAGATGTCGATCGAGGCCGCCGGCAAGGCGATCGCCGACGCGGGGCTGGACGCCGCCGACATCGACGCCGTGGTGGTCGCGACCGTCTCGCACTTCAAGCAGACCCCGGCGGTCGCCACCGAGATCGCCCACCGGATCGGCGCGGGCAAGCCGGCCGCCTTCGACATCTCGGCCGGCTGCGCGGGCTTCACCTACGGCCTGACCCTCGGCAAGGGCATGATCACCGACGGCAGCGCGAAGCACGTGCTGGTGATCGGCGTGGAGCGGCTCAGCGACCTGACCGACAAGGAGGACCGGGCGACCGCGTTCCTCTTCGGCGACGGCGCGGGCGCGGTGGTGCTCGGCCCGTCCAAGCAGCCCGCCATAGGGCCGACGGTCTGGGGCTCCGAGGGCGACAAGTCCGGCACCATCACGCAGACGGTCGCCTGGGACGAGTTCCGGTCCGGCGACGTCTCGAAGCTCCCGGTCGACTCGCGCGGCGAGGTGAAGTTCCCGGCGATCACCCAGGAGGGCCAGGCGGTCTTCCGCTGGGCGGTCTACGAGATGGCCCGGGTGGCGCAGGAGGCGCTGGACGCCGCCGGCGTGGCCGCCGAGGACCTGGACGCCTTCATCCCGCACCAGGCCAACATGCGGATCATCGACTCCATGATCAAGGCCCTGAAGCTGCCCGAACACGTCGCGGTGGCCCGGGACATCGAGACCACCGGCAACACCTCCGCCGCCTCCATCCCGCTGGCGATGGAGCGGCTGCTCGCCTCCGGCGCGGCCAGGAGCGGGGACACCGCACTGATCATCGGTTTCGGGGCGGGGCTGGTCTACGCCGCCACGGTCGTTACTCTCCCCTAG
- a CDS encoding acyl carrier protein encodes MATKEEIVAGLADIVNEIAGIPTEDVQLDKSFTDDLDVDSLSMVEVVVAAEERFNVKIPDDDVKNLKTVGDAVDYILKAQG; translated from the coding sequence ATGGCCACCAAGGAAGAGATCGTCGCGGGTCTCGCCGACATCGTGAACGAGATCGCCGGCATCCCCACCGAGGACGTGCAGCTCGACAAGTCCTTCACCGACGACCTGGACGTCGACTCGCTGTCCATGGTCGAGGTCGTGGTGGCGGCCGAGGAGCGGTTCAACGTGAAGATCCCGGACGACGACGTCAAGAACCTCAAGACGGTCGGCGACGCGGTCGACTACATCCTCAAGGCACAGGGCTGA
- the fabF gene encoding beta-ketoacyl-ACP synthase II has translation MSPTNHTVVVTGIGATTPLGGDSASTWEALLAGRSGVRTLTEDWAAELPVRIAARVAVEPGEVLPRPVARKLDRSAQFALIAAREAWADAGFTAKAGEDPSVDPDRLGTVIASGIGGVTTLLDQYDVLRNQGVRKVSPHTVPMLMPNSPAANVGIDVNARAGVHTPVSACASGAEAIGYAIEMIRTGRADVVVAGGTEAAIHPLPIVAFGNMMAMSKNNEDPQGASRPYDAARNGFVLGEGAGVVVLESAEHAAARGARAYCEAVGQGISADAHHITQPEPSGRGIASALQHLMENTDIKPAEIVHANAHATSTPQGDIAELKALRKVFGDDVDHMAISATKSMTGHLLGGAGGIETVATVLALHNRLAPPTINLENPDPEMDADVVRGEPRPLPAGTIAALNDSFGFGGHNVVLALRTLPQ, from the coding sequence GTGAGCCCGACCAATCACACCGTGGTCGTCACCGGTATCGGAGCAACCACACCACTGGGTGGCGACAGCGCGTCGACCTGGGAAGCACTGCTGGCCGGCCGGTCCGGGGTCCGGACGCTGACGGAGGACTGGGCCGCCGAACTGCCGGTGCGCATCGCCGCCCGCGTCGCGGTGGAGCCGGGCGAGGTGCTGCCCCGCCCGGTCGCCCGCAAGCTCGACCGCAGCGCGCAGTTCGCGCTGATCGCGGCGCGCGAGGCGTGGGCGGACGCCGGGTTCACCGCCAAGGCGGGCGAGGACCCCTCGGTCGACCCGGACCGGCTGGGCACGGTGATCGCCTCCGGCATCGGCGGCGTCACCACCCTGCTCGACCAGTACGACGTGCTCAGGAACCAGGGCGTCCGCAAGGTCTCGCCGCACACCGTGCCGATGCTGATGCCCAACAGCCCGGCGGCGAACGTCGGCATCGACGTGAACGCCCGCGCGGGCGTGCACACCCCGGTCAGCGCCTGCGCGTCCGGCGCGGAGGCGATCGGCTACGCGATCGAGATGATCCGCACCGGCCGGGCCGACGTGGTGGTCGCCGGCGGCACCGAGGCGGCCATCCACCCGCTGCCCATCGTGGCCTTCGGCAACATGATGGCGATGTCCAAGAACAACGAGGACCCGCAGGGCGCCTCCCGTCCGTACGACGCGGCCCGCAACGGCTTCGTGCTCGGCGAGGGCGCCGGCGTGGTGGTCCTGGAGTCGGCGGAGCACGCCGCCGCACGCGGCGCGCGCGCCTACTGCGAGGCGGTCGGCCAGGGCATCTCGGCCGACGCGCACCACATCACGCAGCCCGAGCCGTCCGGCCGCGGGATCGCCTCCGCGCTCCAGCACCTGATGGAGAACACCGACATCAAGCCGGCGGAGATCGTGCACGCCAACGCGCACGCGACCTCCACCCCGCAGGGGGACATCGCCGAACTGAAGGCGCTGCGCAAGGTGTTCGGGGACGACGTGGACCACATGGCGATCTCCGCCACCAAGTCGATGACCGGGCACCTGCTCGGCGGCGCCGGCGGGATCGAGACGGTGGCAACCGTCCTCGCGCTCCACAACCGGCTCGCCCCGCCCACGATCAACCTGGAGAACCCGGACCCCGAGATGGACGCGGACGTCGTCCGCGGCGAGCCGCGCCCGCTGCCCGCCGGCACCATCGCCGCGCTCAACGACTCCTTCGGTTTCGGCGGCCACAACGTGGTCCTGGCGCTGCGGACGCTGCCGCAGTAA
- a CDS encoding NAD(P)-dependent oxidoreductase, giving the protein MSTQKLTVAVLGTGIMGAGMARNLAAAGHDVRAWNRTIARAQPLAAAGAQVTADPAEAVRGADVVLTMLLDGPAVLDVMRSAAPALRQGAVWVQSSTVGPDAQGELAAVAAANGLLFLDAPVLGTKAPAESGELTVLVAGPAAARALAGPVFEAIGSRVLLVGDDGGSGAASALKLVLNSWVLAVTSAAGEVMALAEGLGVDPDRFFEAIEGGPMDTPYLRLKAGAIRSGDYSPSFTVEGAWKDLRLIADAGERHGVRLDLAAAGAERFRRATEQGHGGKDMAANYFASFPGA; this is encoded by the coding sequence ATGTCAACGCAGAAGCTCACCGTCGCAGTCCTGGGCACCGGCATCATGGGCGCCGGCATGGCCCGCAACCTCGCCGCCGCCGGCCACGACGTCCGCGCCTGGAACCGTACGATCGCCCGTGCGCAGCCGCTGGCCGCCGCCGGGGCGCAGGTCACCGCCGATCCGGCCGAGGCGGTCCGGGGCGCCGACGTGGTGCTCACCATGCTGCTCGACGGCCCCGCCGTGCTCGACGTGATGCGGTCCGCCGCGCCCGCGCTGCGGCAGGGCGCGGTGTGGGTGCAGAGCAGCACGGTCGGGCCGGACGCGCAGGGCGAACTGGCCGCGGTCGCCGCGGCGAACGGCCTGCTCTTCCTCGACGCACCCGTCCTGGGCACCAAGGCCCCCGCCGAAAGCGGTGAGTTGACGGTGCTGGTGGCCGGTCCCGCCGCGGCGCGGGCGCTGGCCGGGCCGGTCTTCGAGGCGATCGGCAGCCGGGTCCTCCTGGTCGGCGACGACGGGGGGAGCGGCGCCGCGAGCGCGCTGAAGCTGGTGCTCAACAGTTGGGTGCTGGCCGTCACCAGTGCCGCGGGCGAGGTGATGGCGCTGGCGGAGGGGCTCGGCGTGGACCCGGACCGCTTCTTCGAGGCGATCGAGGGCGGGCCGATGGACACCCCGTACCTCCGGCTGAAGGCAGGGGCGATCCGCTCCGGCGACTACAGCCCGTCCTTCACGGTCGAGGGCGCGTGGAAGGACCTGCGGCTCATCGCGGACGCGGGCGAGCGGCACGGAGTACGGCTCGACCTCGCGGCCGCCGGCGCCGAACGCTTCCGCCGTGCCACCGAACAGGGGCACGGCGGAAAGGACATGGCGGCGAACTACTTCGCGAGCTTCCCGGGGGCCTGA
- a CDS encoding DUF3145 domain-containing protein, whose translation MTTRGVLYVHAAPRALCPHVEWAVAGVLGVRVNLDWVRQPAAPGTWRAEFSWQGEPGTASKLASALRGWQLLRFEVTAEPCATAEGERYSATPELGIFHAVIGMHGDILIPEDRLRAAMQRARKGEADLEAELSRLLGKPWDDELEPFRYAGEGAPVRWLHQVV comes from the coding sequence GTGACGACACGTGGTGTTCTGTACGTGCACGCCGCACCGCGCGCGTTGTGCCCACATGTGGAGTGGGCCGTCGCGGGCGTCCTCGGCGTGCGTGTGAACCTCGACTGGGTCCGGCAGCCCGCGGCTCCGGGCACCTGGCGTGCCGAGTTCTCCTGGCAGGGAGAGCCGGGCACCGCCTCGAAGCTGGCGTCCGCGCTGCGCGGCTGGCAGTTGCTGCGCTTCGAGGTCACCGCGGAGCCCTGCGCGACCGCCGAGGGCGAGCGCTACAGCGCGACCCCCGAACTCGGCATCTTCCACGCCGTCATCGGCATGCACGGCGACATCCTCATCCCCGAGGACCGGCTGCGCGCGGCCATGCAGCGCGCCCGCAAGGGCGAGGCCGACCTGGAGGCGGAGCTGTCCCGGCTGCTCGGCAAGCCCTGGGACGACGAACTGGAGCCCTTCCGCTACGCAGGCGAGGGCGCCCCGGTCCGCTGGCTGCACCAGGTGGTCTGA